From the genome of Eriocheir sinensis breed Jianghai 21 chromosome 47, ASM2467909v1, whole genome shotgun sequence, one region includes:
- the LOC126981337 gene encoding isopentenyl-diphosphate Delta-isomerase 1-like, translated as MLCVGRRVAGLAQCSLGLLTRGTPVATVLPQHRSNSSSSSSQQWHVEEEDIDPQQLALLEEPCILVDEADTPLGPASKRHCHLMRGGTSPLHRAFSVFLFNSAGELLVHRRSHTKITFPGYYTNTCCSHPLHTPRETIEEGALGVRNAAQRRLEFELGIPLEQVRPSDFTYLTRIHYASPSDGTWGEHEMDYILFLQKDVSVSPNENEVEDVRYVKREDFGGFLRRLQDDNVPITPWFGLIAEKFLPLWWRNLDALHKFTDHHNIHRME; from the exons ATGTTGTGTGTGGGCCGGAGGGTGGCGGGCCTGGCGCAGTGCTCCTTGGGGCTGCTGACCAGAGGCACACCAGTCGCTACAGTCCTG CCTCAGCACAGaagcaatagcagcagcagcagcagtcagcAGTGgcatgtagaggaggaggacatcgACCCCCAGCAGCTGGCCCTTCTTGAGGAGCCATGCATCCTGGTGGATGAGGCCGACACGCCTCTTGGCCCTGCCTCCAAGCGGCACTGCCACTTGATGCGTGGCGGCACCTCGCCCCTCCACCGGGCCTTCAGCGTCTTCCTCTTCAACTCAGCTGGCGAGCTTCTGGTCCACCGCCGCTCACACACCAAG ATCACCTTTCCTGGTTACTACACCAACACCTGCTGCTCCCACCCACTGCACACCCCAAGAGAGACCATTGAGGAGGGTGCACTGGGGGTCAGGAATGCCGCACAGAGACGGTTGGAGTTTGAGCTTGGCATTCCACTGGAGCAGGTGAGGCCAAGTGACTTCACATACCTCACGCGCATCCACTATGCCAGCCCTTCTGATGGCACTTGGGGTGAACATGAGATGGACTACATATTGTTTCTTCAAAAGGACGTTTCGGTCAGTCCCAATGAGAATGAGGTGGAGGATGTTCGCTATGTTAAAAGGGAGGACTTTGGCGGGTTCTTGAGGCGGCTGCAGGATGACAACGTCCCCATCACTCCGTGGTTTGGTCTTATTGCTGAGAAGTTCCTGCCCCTGTGGTGGAGGAACCTGGATGCCCTCCACAAGTTCACTGACCACCATAATATTCACCGCATGGAGTGA